A single genomic interval of Homo sapiens chromosome 7, GRCh38.p14 Primary Assembly harbors:
- the HUS1 gene encoding checkpoint protein HUS1 isoform 2 (isoform 2 is encoded by transcript variant 3), translating to MIAKLAKTCTLRISPDKLNFILCDKLANGGVSMWCELEQENFFNEFQMEGVSAENNEIYLELTSENLSRALKTAQNARALKIKLTNKHFPCLTVSVELLSMSSSSRIVTHDIPIKVIPRKLWKDLQEPVVPDPDVSIYLPVLKTMKSVVEKMKNISNHLVIEANLDGELNLKIETELVCVTTHFKDLGNPPLASESTHEDRNVEHMAEVHIDIRKLLQFLAGQQVNPTKALCNIVNNKMVHFDLLHEDVSLQYFIPALS from the exons ATGATAGCCAAGCTTGCCAAAACCTGCACCCTCCGCATCAGCCCTGATAAGCTTAACTTCATCCTTTGTGACAAGCTGGCTAATGGAGGAGTGAGCATGTGGTGTGAGCTGGAACAG gagAACTTCTTCAACGAATTTCAAATGGAGGGTGTCTCTGCAGAAAACAATGAGATTTATTTAGAGCTAACATCGGAAAACTTATCTCGAGCCTTGAAGACTGCCCAGAATGCCAGGGCTTTGAAAATCAAACTGACTAATAAACACTTTCCCTGCCTCACGGTCTCCGTGGAGCTG TTATCTATGTCAAGCAGTAGCCGCATTGTGACCCATGACATCCCCATAAAGGTGATTCCTAGGAAATTGTGGAAGGACTTACAAGAACCGGTGGTCCCAGATCCTGAT GTTAGTATTTATTTACCAGTCTTGAAGACTATGAAGAGTGttgtggaaaaaatgaaaaacatcagCAATCACCTT GTTATTGAAGCAAACCTAGATGGAGAATTGAATTTGAAAATAGAAACTGAATTAGTATGTGTTACAACTCATTTTAAAGATCTTGGAAATCCTCCATTAG CCTCTGAAAGCACCCATGAGGACAGAAACGTGGAACACATGGCTGAAGTGCACATAGATATTAGGAAGCTCCTACAGTTTCTTGCTGGACAACAAGTAAATCCCACAAAGGCCTTATGCA ATATTGTGAATAACAAGATGGTGCATTTTGATCTGCTTCATGAAGACGTGTCCCTTCAGTATTTCATCCCTGCGCTGTCCTAG
- the HUS1 gene encoding checkpoint protein HUS1 isoform 1 (isoform 1 is encoded by transcript variant 1), whose product MKFRAKIVDGACLNHFTRISNMIAKLAKTCTLRISPDKLNFILCDKLANGGVSMWCELEQENFFNEFQMEGVSAENNEIYLELTSENLSRALKTAQNARALKIKLTNKHFPCLTVSVELLSMSSSSRIVTHDIPIKVIPRKLWKDLQEPVVPDPDVSIYLPVLKTMKSVVEKMKNISNHLVIEANLDGELNLKIETELVCVTTHFKDLGNPPLASESTHEDRNVEHMAEVHIDIRKLLQFLAGQQVNPTKALCNIVNNKMVHFDLLHEDVSLQYFIPALS is encoded by the exons ATGAAGTTTCGGGCCAAGATCGTGGACGGGGCCTGTCTGAACCACTTCACAC GAATCAGTAACATGATAGCCAAGCTTGCCAAAACCTGCACCCTCCGCATCAGCCCTGATAAGCTTAACTTCATCCTTTGTGACAAGCTGGCTAATGGAGGAGTGAGCATGTGGTGTGAGCTGGAACAG gagAACTTCTTCAACGAATTTCAAATGGAGGGTGTCTCTGCAGAAAACAATGAGATTTATTTAGAGCTAACATCGGAAAACTTATCTCGAGCCTTGAAGACTGCCCAGAATGCCAGGGCTTTGAAAATCAAACTGACTAATAAACACTTTCCCTGCCTCACGGTCTCCGTGGAGCTG TTATCTATGTCAAGCAGTAGCCGCATTGTGACCCATGACATCCCCATAAAGGTGATTCCTAGGAAATTGTGGAAGGACTTACAAGAACCGGTGGTCCCAGATCCTGAT GTTAGTATTTATTTACCAGTCTTGAAGACTATGAAGAGTGttgtggaaaaaatgaaaaacatcagCAATCACCTT GTTATTGAAGCAAACCTAGATGGAGAATTGAATTTGAAAATAGAAACTGAATTAGTATGTGTTACAACTCATTTTAAAGATCTTGGAAATCCTCCATTAG CCTCTGAAAGCACCCATGAGGACAGAAACGTGGAACACATGGCTGAAGTGCACATAGATATTAGGAAGCTCCTACAGTTTCTTGCTGGACAACAAGTAAATCCCACAAAGGCCTTATGCA ATATTGTGAATAACAAGATGGTGCATTTTGATCTGCTTCATGAAGACGTGTCCCTTCAGTATTTCATCCCTGCGCTGTCCTAG